ATGCGGCTTTTTTCTTCGCCGATTTACCTTCAACGACACCGATGATGTCGGTTTCTTTCAGCACGAGGAAGTCCTCGCCATCGAGCTTCACTTCCGTGCCACCCCATTTGCCGAACAACACTACATCACCCACTTTCACGTCGAGCGCGTGTTGTTTGCCGTTCTCATC
This sequence is a window from Alphaproteobacteria bacterium. Protein-coding genes within it:
- the groES gene encoding co-chaperone GroES; its protein translation is MTNIRPLHDRVIVRRIEQEEKTAGGIIIPDTAKEKPIQGEVIAVGPGVRDENGKQHALDVKVGDVVLFGKWGGTEVKLDGEDFLVLKETDIIGVVEGKSAKKKAA